A genomic window from Paenibacillus sp. FSL K6-0276 includes:
- a CDS encoding S8 family serine peptidase — MKRTFKHSIQRFGIGAASFGLAVSVLFPSAAFANSSLESSTNLVNNVQSQSVSPYNYAGVLKGSAPVSVIVELTNKPVSVYENEAKTSSLRSSVSIQRSKIISEHKSFISSAQKIDADIGFEYSEIFNGYSITLPANQVNKLLELPGVAAVYPNDEVHALADSVEVATLPVTRSYSDSDKLIGADKLHDLGYTGEGVQVAVVDTGIDKKHPLLKGNYKGGYDVYDQDDDPSETPPDANYPPKAGNPYETSHGTHVAGTILDVAPEVDLYAYRVLGPYGSGPTAVVIAGIEKAVADGADIINLSLGSDVNQSYSASSIAIDNAIKSGVNVVVAAGNAGPVVGTLGEPAGSQLALSVGASTTPVNTPFFDIGDVKKIPGTLATYSPDLVDNTAGSKIVYAGLGSPSDYTNLDVKDKVVLVDRGVLSFGEKSLNAKAAGAKLVLIANNAAGEITPTLGAPGNYVPTYGITQADGKKIKAQLDAAKDIISYYIGLEVNQLANFSSMGPGMPDYLIKPDVVAPGVNINSTIPSWDGKYDQPFGLKSGTSMATPHVVGAVALLLSKNSDLKPNEIKALLMNNADPIFKRDGNSYSLYQQGAGLINLEKSAKAKSIAKVGESLISGLPGTVEIPYYTGSLSFGLLPKGASVTKSVYVEDFKQSGSKYTLSTKWLTEAPSDISIDIAPNIVTSGVDQYAQFTLKVSDSAKEGAYEGILLLTSGTETLRLPFNALVGDKFNLEPVNQLSFESPQISPNGDGRSDDTTFTFSVNEELDGISFVTSSIDAPATVLGEVYSIDEKVYRGMYEIPNWDGTLTDLKTSAKSTLADGHYYITPVLPNGQLLEKQKIEFTIDTEKPLVSGITLEEYEREAPTDPGAAQISGFIDDDLMAHYISTTNPIENWFTVYAEGKHYDGNTYKFGGVIASNGAFAIDVPVNEGLNEYKIYVVDKVGNGADDDDYAQRLLYSTGDGTFTLTPSISAATIELGQSVTVDLGYSVTDEVYGVYGASFAVIYDDSLETPVIQPSVQLATYQEEQFSSVPLTEYSQTYDLGDGRKLTQYNVNLSGGAYHGSGSLGKITFKPTAAGAYSLELYDVQIWNDATTSTIPSGLRTVSVAVKTPETPTPTPTPTPTSDSYVPTVTSTPTPGPSSKSGKLVETADPAGGKPSAVFNILDTALANSIQNAKDKTSVLDLSDVSFNKYSQVVVTLTPAQAEQLKKSENALRLNGSGFNVLIPAATLPDFNNSNGLTLTISLTDAGNTAVLAGSSAAINIGSSILTIKNGWTTGKPIILQLNLKAASLHDTRKTAAYVESKDHKWSYLQPGSISKEGILQFNVTGDGSYSAASRNISFKDIGTHWAQTDIEVLAAHGIIAGKGADGSFKLADTLNQAELLTLFDRLLGKGDTWSTRIKESGSRDVLTREEAALIIVKALGADLTVAKMPLSFKDADSIAAEARNAVAYAVSKGYLKGVTADSFNPQGTLTRAQAATILSRVLEDLRSSNNI; from the coding sequence TTGAAACGTACCTTTAAACACTCTATTCAAAGATTTGGTATTGGGGCGGCGAGCTTCGGACTGGCTGTTTCTGTCCTTTTTCCATCCGCTGCATTTGCGAACTCATCCCTTGAATCATCAACTAACCTAGTTAATAATGTACAGTCTCAAAGTGTGTCCCCGTATAACTACGCGGGTGTGCTCAAAGGTTCAGCACCAGTATCCGTAATCGTGGAATTAACTAATAAACCAGTCAGTGTGTATGAAAATGAGGCTAAAACTTCTTCTTTACGATCCTCAGTCTCCATACAACGTAGTAAAATTATCTCAGAGCATAAAAGCTTTATTTCCTCAGCGCAGAAAATTGATGCCGACATCGGTTTTGAATACAGTGAGATTTTTAACGGATATTCCATTACACTGCCAGCCAATCAAGTTAACAAGCTGTTAGAGCTTCCGGGTGTTGCGGCTGTTTATCCAAATGATGAAGTACATGCGTTAGCAGACAGTGTTGAGGTAGCAACTTTGCCTGTTACACGTTCCTATTCAGACAGTGACAAACTTATAGGTGCGGATAAACTACATGATTTAGGTTACACAGGAGAAGGGGTACAGGTAGCGGTTGTCGATACCGGCATCGATAAAAAGCACCCTTTATTAAAGGGTAATTATAAGGGCGGTTACGATGTCTATGATCAGGATGATGATCCGTCAGAAACACCTCCTGATGCTAATTACCCTCCAAAAGCAGGTAACCCTTACGAAACCTCGCATGGCACTCACGTAGCCGGTACAATTTTAGATGTTGCGCCTGAGGTAGATTTGTACGCGTATCGCGTACTTGGCCCCTATGGTTCCGGGCCCACAGCGGTTGTAATCGCGGGTATTGAGAAAGCGGTCGCTGATGGAGCAGATATAATTAACCTCTCATTGGGCTCTGATGTCAACCAAAGCTATTCCGCAAGTTCAATCGCGATAGACAACGCCATAAAATCGGGCGTGAATGTTGTTGTTGCCGCCGGTAACGCTGGACCGGTTGTAGGAACATTGGGCGAACCCGCTGGATCCCAACTCGCCCTTAGTGTAGGCGCTTCTACTACCCCAGTGAATACCCCATTCTTTGATATTGGCGATGTCAAAAAAATTCCAGGGACATTAGCAACTTACTCCCCAGATTTAGTTGATAATACTGCTGGTAGTAAGATCGTTTACGCTGGTCTTGGGAGTCCTTCCGATTACACAAATTTGGATGTCAAAGATAAGGTAGTCCTCGTCGATCGAGGTGTGCTGAGTTTCGGAGAAAAATCTCTAAATGCCAAAGCAGCTGGAGCCAAGCTTGTCCTAATTGCTAATAATGCTGCTGGTGAAATCACTCCCACCCTCGGTGCGCCCGGGAATTACGTTCCTACCTACGGAATTACTCAAGCAGATGGCAAAAAGATAAAAGCTCAATTGGATGCTGCTAAAGATATCATCAGTTACTATATAGGGCTTGAAGTAAATCAGTTAGCAAACTTCAGCTCTATGGGTCCGGGGATGCCGGATTATCTAATAAAACCTGATGTTGTAGCGCCAGGGGTCAATATCAACTCGACGATTCCTAGCTGGGATGGAAAATATGACCAACCTTTTGGCTTAAAAAGTGGCACTAGTATGGCAACCCCACATGTTGTAGGAGCTGTGGCTTTGTTACTGAGTAAAAACTCTGATCTTAAACCAAATGAAATTAAAGCGCTGCTGATGAACAATGCTGATCCTATTTTTAAGCGTGATGGAAATTCTTATTCTTTATATCAACAAGGTGCTGGATTAATTAATTTGGAGAAATCAGCAAAAGCTAAATCCATTGCTAAAGTCGGGGAGAGCTTAATTAGTGGCCTTCCAGGTACTGTAGAAATCCCTTATTACACAGGTTCCTTGTCCTTTGGCCTGCTCCCAAAAGGAGCTAGCGTAACGAAATCAGTCTATGTAGAAGACTTTAAACAGTCTGGATCAAAATACACTCTGTCCACCAAATGGCTGACGGAAGCACCTAGTGATATTAGTATTGATATTGCACCAAACATCGTTACCTCAGGTGTAGATCAATATGCACAATTTACACTGAAGGTATCTGACTCAGCAAAAGAGGGTGCATATGAGGGTATCCTGTTACTAACCTCTGGTACAGAAACTCTTCGTCTTCCCTTTAATGCACTTGTCGGCGATAAATTCAATTTAGAGCCTGTTAATCAACTTTCTTTTGAAAGTCCACAGATTTCTCCTAATGGGGATGGAAGATCAGACGACACTACCTTTACCTTTTCTGTCAATGAAGAGCTGGATGGCATAAGTTTTGTAACCTCTTCAATAGATGCTCCTGCGACAGTTTTAGGTGAAGTTTATTCTATCGATGAAAAGGTCTATCGTGGCATGTACGAGATTCCAAATTGGGATGGAACGTTAACAGACCTGAAGACCTCCGCCAAGTCTACTTTAGCAGATGGTCACTACTACATTACTCCTGTGCTTCCCAATGGGCAACTGCTCGAGAAACAAAAGATCGAGTTCACAATTGATACAGAGAAGCCATTAGTTTCCGGCATCACACTTGAGGAGTATGAACGTGAGGCGCCAACCGATCCTGGTGCGGCACAAATTAGTGGTTTCATTGATGATGACCTAATGGCCCATTATATTTCCACCACAAACCCTATTGAAAACTGGTTTACCGTGTACGCCGAAGGTAAACATTATGATGGGAATACTTATAAATTCGGTGGAGTAATTGCTAGTAATGGTGCTTTTGCCATTGACGTTCCTGTTAATGAAGGGCTTAATGAGTACAAAATCTATGTGGTCGATAAAGTAGGCAATGGCGCAGACGACGATGATTATGCTCAGAGACTGCTTTATAGCACAGGGGATGGTACTTTCACTCTAACTCCATCTATTTCTGCAGCCACCATTGAATTAGGACAATCTGTGACTGTTGATTTAGGTTATTCAGTGACAGACGAGGTTTATGGCGTCTATGGGGCTTCATTCGCTGTCATTTACGACGATTCCCTTGAAACACCGGTAATCCAGCCAAGCGTACAACTGGCTACTTATCAAGAGGAGCAATTCTCTAGTGTTCCACTTACAGAATACTCACAAACATATGATCTAGGAGACGGTCGCAAACTGACACAGTATAATGTTAATCTGTCAGGTGGTGCTTATCACGGCTCAGGCTCACTAGGCAAAATAACCTTCAAACCTACAGCAGCAGGAGCCTATTCCCTCGAGCTGTATGATGTGCAGATCTGGAATGATGCTACAACATCAACAATCCCATCTGGTTTGAGAACGGTAAGCGTAGCTGTTAAGACGCCTGAAACACCGACGCCAACACCTACACCAACTCCAACATCTGATTCGTATGTACCTACAGTAACCAGCACTCCCACTCCAGGACCTTCTTCGAAATCTGGGAAGCTAGTAGAGACAGCAGATCCAGCAGGTGGTAAGCCTTCAGCGGTGTTTAACATCTTAGACACTGCATTAGCCAATTCGATCCAGAATGCAAAAGATAAAACATCTGTACTTGATCTTAGCGATGTAAGCTTCAATAAATATAGCCAAGTTGTTGTTACTCTTACCCCGGCCCAAGCCGAACAGTTAAAGAAATCGGAGAATGCACTCCGCCTAAACGGCAGTGGATTCAATGTACTTATTCCAGCGGCAACACTTCCGGATTTCAACAACAGCAATGGTTTGACCCTTACGATTAGCCTGACTGATGCGGGCAACACAGCTGTTTTAGCAGGTAGCTCAGCAGCAATAAATATCGGTTCTTCCATTCTAACCATCAAAAATGGTTGGACAACCGGAAAGCCGATCATCCTTCAACTTAATCTAAAAGCCGCCAGTCTACATGATACTCGAAAGACTGCCGCTTATGTAGAATCAAAAGATCATAAATGGTCCTACCTGCAACCTGGTTCTATCTCTAAAGAAGGTATTCTACAGTTTAACGTTACTGGTGACGGCTCTTACAGCGCAGCATCCCGAAATATAAGCTTTAAGGATATTGGCACACACTGGGCTCAAACCGATATCGAGGTCCTTGCTGCCCATGGTATCATTGCCGGCAAAGGAGCCGATGGCAGCTTTAAGCTTGCCGACACTTTAAATCAGGCAGAACTTCTAACGCTCTTCGACCGTCTACTTGGAAAAGGTGACACTTGGAGTACTCGCATCAAAGAAAGTGGATCTCGTGATGTGCTGACTCGCGAGGAAGCAGCCCTTATCATCGTTAAGGCTCTTGGTGCTGATCTTACAGTAGCCAAGATGCCTTTAAGCTTTAAGGATGCCGACAGCATCGCTGCGGAAGCACGCAACGCTGTAGCCTATGCTGTAAGCAAAGGTTATCTCAAAGGTGTTACTGCGGACAGCTTCAATCCACAAGGTACTCTGACTCGTGCACAGGCAGCAACGATTTTGAGCCGTGTGCTTGAGGACCTACGTTCTTCGAACAACATCTAG
- the dnaJ gene encoding molecular chaperone DnaJ, giving the protein MADKRDYYEVLGLSRDASDDEVKKAYRKLARQYHPDVNKASDAEAKFKEVKEAYDVLSDGQQRARYDQYGHIDPNQGMGGFGGGGGGDFGGLGDIFDMFFGGGGRRDPNAPQRGGDLQYTMTIEFKEAVFGKETDITIPRTETCDTCYGSGAKPGTKPETCSTCHGSGQQEFVQNTPLGQMRNRRPCSHCSGTGKIIKEKCTTCSGQGKVKKQRKIHVRIPAGVDDGAQLRMTGEGEGGLRGGPAGDLYIVIRVKSHDFFVRENDDIMCEVPLTFAQAALGDEIEIPTLTEKVKLKIPAGTQTGTFFRLKGKGVPRLRGSGQGDQHVRVIVVTPSKLNDEQKDLLRQFASLNGENTHEHEQSFFDRVKRAFRGD; this is encoded by the coding sequence GTGGCAGATAAACGCGATTATTATGAAGTGCTTGGCCTCAGTAGAGATGCTTCAGACGATGAGGTGAAGAAAGCGTACCGGAAATTGGCGCGCCAGTATCATCCAGACGTGAACAAAGCTAGTGACGCCGAGGCTAAATTTAAAGAAGTGAAAGAAGCTTATGATGTTCTGAGCGATGGGCAACAGCGGGCTAGATATGACCAGTATGGTCATATTGATCCTAATCAGGGTATGGGCGGCTTTGGAGGCGGCGGTGGCGGCGACTTCGGAGGACTGGGCGATATCTTTGATATGTTCTTTGGCGGCGGCGGACGTCGTGATCCTAACGCACCGCAGCGCGGTGGAGATTTGCAATATACGATGACCATTGAGTTCAAGGAAGCGGTATTCGGTAAAGAAACCGATATTACTATTCCTCGTACGGAAACTTGCGATACCTGCTACGGCTCCGGGGCTAAACCGGGTACTAAACCAGAGACTTGTTCCACTTGTCATGGTAGTGGACAACAGGAATTCGTACAGAACACACCGCTTGGACAGATGCGTAATCGCCGTCCTTGTTCGCATTGCAGTGGTACAGGTAAGATTATTAAGGAAAAATGTACGACTTGTAGCGGACAGGGTAAAGTTAAGAAACAGCGCAAGATCCATGTACGCATTCCTGCCGGCGTCGATGACGGTGCACAGCTGCGCATGACTGGCGAAGGAGAGGGCGGCTTACGCGGCGGTCCTGCTGGAGACTTGTATATTGTTATCCGTGTTAAATCGCATGATTTCTTCGTGCGTGAGAACGATGATATTATGTGCGAAGTTCCACTTACGTTTGCACAAGCAGCACTGGGCGATGAAATTGAGATTCCAACTTTAACAGAAAAAGTGAAGCTGAAGATTCCTGCGGGAACGCAGACCGGCACTTTCTTCCGTCTCAAAGGCAAAGGTGTTCCGCGCCTACGCGGATCTGGCCAAGGTGACCAGCATGTAAGAGTTATTGTTGTGACACCTAGCAAGCTGAATGATGAGCAAAAAGATTTGTTACGACAGTTCGCCTCTCTGAATGGAGAGAACACACATGAGCATGAGCAATCCTTCTTTGATCGTGTGAAGCGTGCGTTCCGCGGGGACTGA
- the dnaK gene encoding molecular chaperone DnaK, which yields MSKVIGIDLGTTNSCVAVMEGGEAVVIPNPEGARTTPSVVGFKKDGERIVGETAKRQAITNPDRTISSVKRHMGTNHKESIDGKDYSPQEISAMILQKLKSDAEAYLGQTVTQAVITVPAYFNDSQRQATKDAGKIAGLEVLRIVNEPTAAALAYGLEKSEDQTILVYDLGGGTFDVSILELGDGFFEVKATSGDNKLGGDDFDQVVMDHLVSEFKKEQGIDLSKDKSAVQRLKDAAEKAKKELSGVLTTTISLPFITVVDGVPQHLEINLTRAKFDELTAGLVERTLGPTRQALSDAGMTPADLTRIVLVGGSTRIPAVQDAIKKLTGKDPHKGVNPDEVVALGAAVQAGVLTGDVKDVVLLDVTPLSLGIETAGGVFTKMIERNTTIPTSKSQVFSTFADNQPSVEIHVLQGERQMANGNKTLGRFMLNEIPPAPRGVPQIEVSFDIDANGIVNVSATDKGTNKSQKITITSSSGLSDAEVEQMMKDAELHAEEDRKRKELVEAKNSADQLVYSTEKVIKDLGDKADASDVEKANEAKDKVKAALETDNLEEITAATEALTEIVQQLSMKLYEQAAQAEQGAEGGAGAAEGAAKKDNVVDADYEVVDEEKNQG from the coding sequence GTGAGTAAAGTTATCGGTATTGACTTAGGAACCACGAACTCTTGCGTTGCCGTAATGGAAGGCGGCGAAGCCGTTGTAATTCCAAACCCAGAGGGCGCGCGTACAACCCCTTCGGTTGTAGGTTTTAAGAAAGACGGCGAGCGTATCGTCGGTGAAACAGCTAAACGCCAAGCAATTACTAACCCTGATCGTACGATCAGCTCTGTTAAGCGTCATATGGGTACGAACCACAAAGAAAGCATTGATGGTAAAGACTACTCTCCACAAGAAATTTCAGCGATGATTCTTCAAAAGCTGAAATCCGATGCAGAAGCATATCTTGGCCAAACGGTTACTCAAGCAGTTATCACAGTTCCTGCTTATTTCAATGACAGCCAGCGTCAAGCTACTAAAGATGCAGGTAAAATTGCAGGTCTGGAAGTTCTACGTATTGTGAACGAGCCAACAGCTGCAGCTTTGGCATACGGTCTGGAGAAATCCGAAGATCAAACCATCCTTGTATATGACCTTGGTGGCGGTACGTTCGACGTATCCATCTTGGAATTGGGCGATGGCTTCTTTGAAGTAAAAGCTACAAGCGGCGACAACAAACTTGGTGGCGATGACTTTGACCAAGTTGTTATGGATCATCTGGTATCCGAATTTAAGAAAGAGCAAGGCATTGATCTGAGCAAAGATAAATCTGCTGTACAACGTTTGAAAGATGCAGCTGAAAAAGCGAAGAAAGAATTGTCGGGCGTACTGACAACTACTATTTCTCTTCCGTTCATCACTGTAGTTGATGGAGTACCTCAGCACTTGGAGATCAACTTGACTCGTGCGAAGTTTGATGAGCTCACTGCTGGTCTGGTAGAACGTACTTTGGGACCAACTCGTCAAGCTTTGTCTGATGCTGGCATGACGCCTGCTGACCTTACCAGAATCGTTCTGGTTGGTGGTTCTACACGTATCCCTGCTGTACAAGATGCAATTAAGAAGCTTACAGGTAAAGATCCACACAAAGGTGTGAATCCGGATGAAGTCGTAGCTCTTGGTGCTGCTGTTCAAGCTGGTGTATTGACTGGTGATGTTAAGGACGTTGTATTGCTCGACGTAACTCCGCTTTCCCTCGGTATCGAAACTGCAGGTGGCGTGTTTACGAAGATGATCGAGCGTAACACTACGATTCCTACAAGTAAATCTCAAGTATTCTCGACCTTTGCTGACAACCAACCTAGCGTAGAGATTCACGTACTACAAGGTGAGCGTCAAATGGCGAATGGCAACAAAACATTGGGACGCTTCATGCTGAACGAGATTCCACCAGCACCACGTGGCGTACCACAAATCGAAGTTTCTTTCGATATTGATGCCAACGGTATCGTGAATGTGTCTGCAACTGATAAAGGCACTAACAAGAGCCAAAAGATCACTATCACTTCTTCCAGCGGTCTGAGCGACGCAGAAGTAGAACAAATGATGAAGGATGCCGAGCTTCACGCTGAGGAAGACCGTAAGCGTAAAGAACTGGTAGAAGCGAAGAACAGCGCTGACCAACTCGTGTATTCTACTGAGAAAGTAATCAAAGACCTTGGTGATAAAGCTGATGCTTCTGATGTTGAAAAGGCAAACGAAGCTAAAGATAAAGTGAAAGCAGCACTGGAAACTGACAACCTGGAAGAAATCACTGCGGCTACAGAAGCATTGACTGAAATCGTACAACAGTTGTCCATGAAGCTGTATGAGCAAGCTGCTCAAGCTGAGCAAGGTGCTGAAGGTGGTGCTGGAGCTGCTGAAGGCGCTGCTAAGAAAGACAATGTAGTTGACGCAGACTATGAGGTTGTTGACGAAGAAAAGAATCAAGGGTAA
- the grpE gene encoding nucleotide exchange factor GrpE, producing MKKEQVQDANEFKDDLINEEPEADVVSEADSFKAEEVSEGASGTGAEVKRLQDLADEYQGRALRAQADFDNFRRRTQKEKEELAQYATSKLVTELLSVLDNFERALVTTPTNPESEAFAKGVNMIFRQLDGVLKSEGLTAMETVGQPFNPEYHQAIMQVESEEYEEGIVTEEVQKGYLLKDKVLRPAMVKVSM from the coding sequence TTGAAAAAGGAACAAGTTCAAGATGCTAATGAATTCAAAGATGATTTGATAAATGAGGAACCTGAGGCTGATGTAGTTTCGGAGGCTGACTCATTTAAGGCAGAAGAAGTTAGTGAAGGTGCTTCAGGCACAGGTGCGGAGGTAAAACGCCTGCAGGATCTCGCTGATGAATATCAAGGACGTGCGCTGCGTGCGCAGGCTGATTTCGATAACTTCCGTCGTCGTACTCAGAAGGAGAAAGAAGAGTTGGCTCAATATGCCACCTCCAAGCTCGTGACTGAATTGCTTTCAGTACTGGACAATTTCGAGCGTGCGTTAGTCACTACTCCAACCAATCCTGAATCCGAAGCTTTCGCTAAGGGCGTAAATATGATTTTCCGTCAGCTAGATGGGGTATTGAAGTCTGAGGGACTGACGGCTATGGAAACGGTAGGACAGCCTTTTAATCCTGAATACCATCAGGCTATTATGCAGGTGGAGAGCGAGGAGTACGAAGAAGGTATCGTAACGGAAGAGGTCCAAAAGGGATATCTCCTGAAAGATAAAGTCCTTCGTCCTGCTATGGTCAAAGTCAGCATGTAG
- the hrcA gene encoding heat-inducible transcriptional repressor HrcA, giving the protein MLTDRQRMILNAIVDDYISSAEPVGSRSISKRGDVGYSPATIRNEMADLEDLGYLEQPHTSAGRIPSHKGYRYYVDHLVPWNSAETAEMGTIRAFFAEKLNAMEQVIQHAAMILSNMTNYTSILLGPEVFHTSLRHFQLLPLDDTTAVAIIVTSTGQVENRTVNIPPEISVSEMEKVVNLLNSKLVNVPLYKLKTRLYSELGEEMQRHISHYEELMQVLDIALESDQEQRIYLSGATNMLTQPEFKDVDKVKSILDLLEETPTLLKMLAPTTGGTGIQVRIGTENNHEAFANCSLITATYSLDGQALGSIGILGPTRMEYARVMGILGILSRDLTAMLAHWYK; this is encoded by the coding sequence ATGTTAACTGATCGCCAGAGAATGATACTAAATGCAATTGTTGATGATTATATTTCATCCGCAGAACCAGTAGGATCTCGCAGCATTTCTAAACGGGGTGATGTAGGGTACAGCCCTGCGACCATCCGAAATGAAATGGCTGACCTAGAGGATTTGGGTTATCTCGAGCAGCCTCATACATCGGCAGGGAGAATACCTTCCCATAAAGGATACCGATATTATGTGGATCATCTGGTACCGTGGAATTCCGCCGAAACGGCAGAGATGGGCACGATCCGCGCTTTTTTTGCCGAGAAGTTGAATGCGATGGAGCAGGTAATCCAACATGCGGCGATGATTCTTTCCAATATGACGAATTACACTTCCATCCTTCTAGGACCGGAGGTTTTTCATACATCATTGCGTCATTTTCAGTTGTTACCACTAGATGATACAACCGCAGTGGCGATTATCGTCACAAGTACGGGTCAAGTTGAGAATCGTACGGTGAACATTCCACCGGAGATTTCCGTTTCCGAGATGGAGAAAGTGGTTAACCTACTGAATAGTAAGCTAGTCAATGTACCACTCTATAAGCTGAAGACTCGGCTCTATTCTGAGCTTGGCGAGGAAATGCAGCGTCACATCTCTCATTATGAAGAATTAATGCAAGTGCTAGACATTGCGCTGGAAAGTGATCAAGAGCAGCGTATCTATCTCAGCGGAGCGACGAATATGCTTACACAGCCTGAGTTCAAAGATGTTGACAAGGTGAAGAGTATTCTTGATCTGCTGGAAGAGACGCCTACATTGCTCAAAATGCTGGCCCCTACAACAGGCGGCACAGGTATTCAGGTGCGAATAGGAACGGAGAACAATCATGAAGCGTTCGCTAATTGCAGTCTGATCACAGCCACTTATTCTCTTGATGGGCAGGCATTAGGAAGCATTGGCATCCTTGGTCCGACCCGAATGGAATATGCAAGAGTGATGGGGATCTTGGGCATTTTATCCCGAGATTTGACAGCGATGCTGGCACACTGGTATAAGTGA
- a CDS encoding N-acetyltransferase, producing the protein MIRHSSPAGDAQVICRNAVVEDVEPLYLMIEEYAQRGIMLPRSRQALTRQIDQFVIAEIEGRFVGCGSLFRLGNDLVEIRSIGLNDEGRGKGVGSMILEKLVEEARNQKIPKVMALTYAVDFFLRNGFEVVEKDIFPEKVWTDCVNCKKQHACDEIAVLKILN; encoded by the coding sequence ATGATCCGCCATTCGTCTCCAGCAGGAGACGCACAGGTGATTTGCAGAAATGCTGTGGTAGAAGATGTTGAGCCGTTGTATCTGATGATAGAAGAATATGCACAGCGCGGTATCATGTTGCCCCGTTCCAGGCAGGCGCTGACTCGCCAGATCGATCAATTCGTGATTGCGGAAATCGAGGGTAGATTCGTAGGCTGTGGTTCGCTCTTCAGGCTCGGGAATGATCTCGTAGAGATTCGCTCGATCGGTTTGAATGACGAGGGTAGGGGTAAAGGTGTAGGATCCATGATTTTAGAGAAGTTGGTTGAGGAAGCCAGAAACCAGAAAATCCCCAAGGTCATGGCACTAACCTACGCCGTAGATTTCTTTCTTAGAAACGGATTCGAAGTCGTAGAGAAAGATATTTTTCCCGAAAAAGTATGGACAGATTGCGTGAATTGTAAAAAGCAGCATGCCTGCGATGAAATAGCAGTGCTTAAGATACTGAACTGA
- the hemW gene encoding radical SAM family heme chaperone HemW, with the protein MTKNTNGRPPEAVYIHIPFCTNKCFYCDFNSYVLKDQPVMDYLQALDREMEQTVKNTPPGVIKTIFVGGGTPTVLKPDEMAYFLKSVRTHFPNWDKDIEFSMEANPGTTDIDKLTVMKEGGVNRVSFGVQAFQNELLTGIGRIHNVDDVYRSLENARAVGLNNLSVDLMFGLPNQTVEMLGESIRKALELDLPHYSIYSLKVEENTLFHTLFNKNKLPLPNEEDELQMYLLLMSSMKEAGYNQYEISNFAKPGMESRHNITYWRNEDYYGLGAGAHGYVGRQRHINVKGVNPYVEATRKGLPRLDAYPITEAEAMEDFMMVGLRMHEGVSNEAFQAQFGRSIEDVFAKSLHKMLHAGLLEHEEGTYRLSKQGILFGNDVFAEFVGALTEV; encoded by the coding sequence ATGACCAAGAATACTAATGGCCGTCCCCCTGAGGCCGTATACATTCATATTCCTTTTTGTACCAATAAGTGCTTTTATTGTGATTTCAATTCCTACGTTCTCAAGGATCAGCCGGTTATGGATTATCTCCAAGCCCTGGATCGAGAAATGGAGCAGACCGTCAAGAACACCCCACCGGGTGTCATCAAAACGATCTTTGTCGGCGGTGGTACCCCAACAGTACTGAAACCTGATGAAATGGCTTATTTTCTAAAATCAGTTCGGACACATTTCCCAAACTGGGATAAAGATATCGAGTTCTCTATGGAAGCAAATCCGGGAACTACGGATATAGATAAGTTGACGGTTATGAAAGAAGGCGGCGTGAATCGGGTGAGCTTTGGTGTTCAGGCGTTTCAGAATGAACTCCTTACGGGCATTGGCCGGATTCATAATGTTGACGATGTATACCGCAGCTTGGAGAATGCTCGTGCAGTCGGCCTTAACAACCTGTCGGTTGACCTTATGTTTGGTTTGCCGAACCAAACTGTAGAGATGCTGGGCGAAAGTATTCGTAAGGCGTTGGAGCTTGATTTACCCCATTATTCTATTTATAGCTTGAAGGTGGAGGAGAACACTCTTTTTCACACCCTATTTAATAAGAACAAACTTCCTCTTCCTAATGAAGAAGATGAACTGCAAATGTACCTCTTGTTGATGTCATCTATGAAGGAAGCGGGCTATAACCAATACGAAATCAGTAACTTCGCAAAACCAGGCATGGAGAGTCGTCACAATATCACTTACTGGCGTAATGAAGATTATTATGGTCTCGGAGCAGGTGCACATGGATATGTGGGTCGTCAGCGGCATATTAATGTTAAGGGCGTAAATCCTTATGTTGAAGCTACACGTAAAGGCCTGCCTCGATTGGACGCATACCCAATCACTGAAGCAGAAGCGATGGAGGACTTTATGATGGTTGGCTTGCGTATGCATGAAGGCGTCTCTAATGAGGCTTTTCAGGCGCAATTTGGTCGTTCGATAGAGGATGTATTTGCGAAATCATTGCATAAGATGCTGCATGCGGGTCTGCTTGAGCACGAAGAAGGGACTTACCGACTCAGCAAGCAAGGGATCCTTTTTGGAAACGATGTTTTCGCAGAATTTGTAGGTGCACTGACAGAAGTTTAA